One genomic window of Phycisphaerales bacterium includes the following:
- a CDS encoding anthranilate synthase component I family protein — protein sequence MQPDALTPRGDGAFVGCVAYEIGHTLEPTSTAARPGLPGAGAHPDAAWGFGGWTSIGGGASLAADGPRSSYRLGPLRSAWGRHGYEHAVARAVELIHAGDVYQVNLTHALVGRFEGSTRALFADLARLASPAMGCYLELPPLANGRRRAILSLSPELLVRYDAATRTLTTEPMKGTRPATDAGLVDLKHAEKDKAELAMIVDLMRNDLGRVSDVGSVRVDESRMLVRHGPIDGGVWQASARVTGRLRDGVTLDDVLRAILPAGSITGAPKVRAMQVIHEMEPTPRGPYCGAIGVIDEHGNAELAVGIRTAVVVGNELRYSVGAGIVAQSNPAAEWAETLAKAGPLRAIGAIIEDDAS from the coding sequence GTGCAACCGGACGCGTTGACGCCCCGCGGCGACGGCGCCTTCGTCGGCTGCGTTGCCTACGAGATCGGCCACACGCTCGAGCCCACCAGCACAGCCGCGCGCCCCGGCTTGCCTGGCGCGGGGGCGCACCCCGACGCCGCATGGGGATTCGGCGGATGGACCTCGATCGGTGGCGGCGCGTCGCTTGCTGCCGATGGGCCGCGAAGCTCGTATCGGTTGGGTCCGCTGAGGAGTGCGTGGGGAAGGCACGGCTACGAACACGCCGTCGCCCGCGCCGTCGAGCTCATCCACGCCGGCGACGTCTACCAGGTCAACCTGACGCACGCGCTGGTCGGCCGCTTCGAGGGCTCGACGCGGGCGCTCTTCGCCGATCTCGCACGGCTCGCGTCGCCGGCCATGGGCTGCTACCTGGAGCTGCCTCCGCTCGCCAATGGTCGCCGGCGGGCGATCCTGAGCCTCAGCCCCGAGTTGCTGGTGCGCTACGACGCCGCGACGCGCACGCTGACGACCGAGCCCATGAAGGGCACGCGACCCGCAACCGACGCGGGTCTCGTCGATCTGAAACATGCCGAGAAGGACAAGGCCGAGCTGGCGATGATCGTCGACCTCATGCGCAACGACCTCGGCCGCGTCAGCGACGTCGGCTCAGTGCGCGTCGACGAGTCGCGCATGCTCGTCCGACATGGACCGATCGATGGCGGCGTCTGGCAGGCGAGTGCGCGTGTCACCGGTCGCTTGCGCGACGGCGTCACGCTCGACGACGTCTTGCGCGCCATCCTGCCGGCCGGCTCCATCACCGGCGCCCCGAAAGTGCGCGCGATGCAGGTGATCCACGAGATGGAGCCCACGCCGCGTGGGCCATACTGCGGCGCCATCGGCGTCATCGATGAGCACGGCAACGCCGAGCTGGCCGTGGGCATCCGCACGGCGGTGGTGGTGGGCAACGAACTGCGATACTCGGTGGGCGCCGGCATCGTGGCCCAGAGCAACCCGGCCGCGGAGTGGGCGGAGACGCTCGCCAAGGCCGGCCCGCTCCGGGCCATCGGCGCCATCATCGAGGACGACGCCTCGTGA
- a CDS encoding NUDIX domain-containing protein — MSQILADLVDAYVLRERESVEFLQLRRVAQPMAGTWQPVMGHVEAHETAVTTVVRELAEEVGLRPGDDAWLSFWQLEEVHPYFVAALDAVVLSPRFAVLVESAWEPDISNEDAHDAHRWVPASRVEHEFLWPGQWRACAEAERLIATRGSGLERALRLRPEA; from the coding sequence GTGAGCCAGATCCTGGCCGACCTTGTCGATGCGTACGTGCTGCGCGAGCGCGAGTCGGTCGAGTTCCTCCAGCTCCGCCGAGTTGCCCAGCCGATGGCCGGCACGTGGCAGCCGGTGATGGGACACGTCGAGGCGCATGAGACCGCGGTGACCACGGTCGTGCGCGAGCTGGCCGAAGAGGTCGGGCTTCGGCCAGGCGACGATGCGTGGCTCAGCTTTTGGCAGCTCGAAGAGGTGCACCCCTACTTCGTCGCGGCGCTCGATGCCGTGGTGCTCTCGCCACGGTTCGCGGTACTGGTCGAGAGCGCGTGGGAGCCGGACATCTCGAACGAGGACGCGCACGATGCGCACCGGTGGGTGCCGGCGTCGCGCGTCGAGCATGAGTTCTTGTGGCCCGGCCAGTGGCGCGCGTGCGCCGAGGCCGAGCGATTGATCGCTACGCGCGGATCCGGGCTCGAGCGGGCGTTGCGGCTGCGTCCCGAGGCGTGA
- a CDS encoding glycosyltransferase gives MTAVSYVTCTRNRPAELAATLRTLDALHRHASSPVEVVIADNASDVPVRDTLPETSLPVRVVRLDRNMAASARNHAAAQAEHDWLIMLDDDSAPLDLGHLHVLERTADDVAAVMADITLPDGSRERGGLPEVLVGCGAAVRRQAYLDAGGYDEGFFFAAEEPDLCARLIDAGWRLVFSPWFRVLHHKTSTNRDLNRMIRLLTRNQGVIIERTTPARDRAFLRRDHVRRCAWIADKENAVEGFRQGLAELRTIRHTLERRPMSEHHFERFVGLYHAREAVDQALATDRFETARLVHEGKHAWAVRRAITEAGVEIVDETRDAERLVIGTLSPGPMLDALAEMHGRGLGARTLAPWVEAPRILGIEADAFPLMPGLEPAAVTPRDAAATPARARIRA, from the coding sequence ATGACCGCCGTCTCCTACGTCACGTGCACGCGCAACCGGCCGGCCGAACTGGCCGCCACGCTGCGCACGCTCGATGCGTTGCACCGCCATGCGTCGAGCCCCGTCGAGGTCGTCATCGCCGACAATGCATCGGACGTGCCGGTGCGCGACACGCTGCCGGAGACGTCTCTCCCGGTGCGTGTGGTCCGGCTCGACCGCAACATGGCCGCCTCGGCGCGCAACCACGCGGCGGCGCAGGCCGAGCACGACTGGCTCATCATGCTCGACGACGACAGCGCGCCGCTGGACCTGGGCCACCTGCACGTCCTCGAACGGACCGCCGACGACGTGGCCGCCGTGATGGCCGACATCACCCTGCCCGATGGCTCGCGCGAGCGCGGCGGGCTGCCCGAGGTGCTCGTGGGCTGCGGCGCGGCCGTGCGCCGGCAGGCGTACCTCGACGCGGGCGGCTACGACGAGGGCTTCTTTTTCGCCGCCGAGGAGCCGGACTTGTGTGCCCGCCTGATCGACGCGGGCTGGCGGCTGGTGTTCAGCCCGTGGTTCCGCGTGCTGCACCACAAGACCTCGACCAATCGCGACCTGAACCGCATGATCCGGCTGTTGACGCGCAACCAGGGCGTCATCATCGAACGCACGACGCCCGCACGCGACCGTGCGTTCCTGCGGCGAGACCACGTCCGGCGGTGCGCCTGGATCGCCGACAAGGAGAACGCCGTCGAGGGCTTCAGGCAGGGCCTCGCCGAGCTGCGCACCATCCGCCACACGCTCGAGCGCCGGCCGATGAGCGAGCACCACTTCGAACGCTTCGTCGGGCTCTACCACGCGCGAGAGGCCGTCGATCAGGCCCTCGCGACCGATCGCTTCGAGACCGCGCGGCTCGTACACGAGGGCAAGCACGCCTGGGCCGTTCGCCGGGCGATCACCGAGGCGGGCGTCGAGATCGTCGACGAGACAAGAGACGCCGAACGCCTGGTCATCGGCACGCTCTCGCCCGGCCCGATGCTCGACGCGCTCGCCGAGATGCATGGTCGCGGGCTCGGGGCCCGGACGCTCGCGCCGTGGGTCGAAGCGCCACGCATCCTGGGGATCGAGGCCGACGCGTTTCCGCTCATGCCGGGCCTCGAGCCCGCGGCGGTCACGCCTCGGGACGCAGCCGCAACGCCCGCTCGAGCCCGGATCCGCGCGTAG